One window from the genome of Pelodictyon luteolum DSM 273 encodes:
- a CDS encoding DUF4372 domain-containing protein, with protein sequence MYTGKTVFAQLLEHLPQHQFRQCVKRYQGNHKVRSFSCLYSIYNRTLVTDGYEIRSGSRRGFFYAMHRLGHAASRVLQSQPRH encoded by the coding sequence ATGTACACAGGAAAAACGGTCTTTGCTCAGCTGCTTGAGCACCTACCGCAGCATCAGTTTCGTCAGTGCGTCAAGCGATACCAGGGAAATCACAAGGTTCGCTCGTTCAGCTGTCTTTATTCGATTTATAACCGGACACTAGTGACTGACGGATACGAAATCCGTTCCGGAAGCCGCCGGGGCTTTTTTTATGCCATGCATCGGCTGGGTCATGCTGCCAGCAGAGTACTGCAAAGCCAACCCCGACATTAG